The following is a genomic window from Benincasa hispida cultivar B227 chromosome 7, ASM972705v1, whole genome shotgun sequence.
TTCTagggaatatatatatatatacggcTAATCTCCACAACAATTCATAAAGGTGCAAGTTCTAAAAAAATTTACccagaaaatgaaatttgttcaCCAATTCTGGCTCCTTCCGGTGGAAGCAAAGGCTCCACGACGGTGTGATCTTCATTAGATGCACATAACACCTGAGAGGTTTATAAGAACGATAATGACTCAACTTCCACACAACATCCAAATTGAAACTGTCCCCatataaaaatgtaaaagaagaaacaactGTAATGAGAGGACAATTGGAAACCAAAACCAGAGATTTAGGCCCCATTGGGCAATACTagcaatttgatttttaaaaattaagcttatagacactTCATCTataaatttctttgtttttgttctcCACTCTCCATTAATGTTCTTAAAAAAACcaggtcaaattttgaaaactaaaagaggtagttttcaaaaggaatgtttttacttttagaatttgactaagaattcaagtgtttcttccAGAAATGCGAGACGAGAACCATAGTATGAAACTTAAGGATAAAATatgcataaatttcaaaaacaaaaaactaaaacaaaaattgtTACCAAAATGAAAGGCAAAGTTCATATCAATCTGTATACTTTACAGTGAACTACAGGAGCCTCAAAAAAGATAAAGAGTAAACAAATCTGGTCTGTCCAACAGAGCGAAAAGAATACTGCCAAGGAAAGAGAAAATACCAATCCCTCTGACAAAACATCTCGTAGCTTTCCAGGTTTTACATTAGTAATAAGAACAACAAGGCGGTTCTGCACAAAGTAATAGAATAATACATCAGACTTTGAACTTTTAAGTACAGCGATCCATCACAAGTTCCTTATGACCAACGCATAAATGTAACCATACCGTTAACTCCTCGGGACTAAAGTATTTTGCCAGACCACTGACAACCTGCCTCACTTTTGCTTCGCCAACATCTATCTCCTCAACCAGCAAACTGGATCATTAACCATCATAATCATCACAATTTGATTGTTACGAATTTAAGCTCCAAAGAGAATAACGAACTTCAATAGGACAATGTAAGTAATGCTATTGCAGAAAACTGCCATGGAAGGAAGATTGCTGGCCATACCTGTCAGCAGATGGATGTTTCCATGCTTTGCGAATATGGCCAACTCttatattcaataaactaacactAACTTCCTTTTCTTTGTCCGCTGTTTCTGTCTCAACTGGTTTCTTCTTTTCTGGTGCAGcttcctttttttccttctcttttttctAACAGTTccacaaaatttaaaacaaaaatgttaAAGCGTGAAGTGCAAATGAGATAATGAGGAAAATGTGGATAAAGAATAGTTAGAGGGTACCAAAGTTATACCACAGGAATTGACCATGTGACAAGTAAAACTACATTGAATTCTAAAGTAGAACTATCAACATGTGCAAACCATTTATGGATCCAAAAGAAAACATTCTTCTTCCacctttccttctttttttctaaaacaaacTTTTCACTGAATTGATGAAAAGTCAAATCAAGAAACCAAAAGCACAATATCAAAATAACTAACAAGGAGCTCACAGTAATCCAGTCCAATTAGAGTTGATTACAAAGGAGGTATAATTATCGAAAGAAGTTGAAAGTGTACATCGATTAGAATAAAAGCAAACCAAGTTACATCATCCCTGCTCGTACTTTTATTGTTGAATATTCACTAGTTCCTCTCTAACCAAAGTTCACAAAGGATggcttttttttcttaagaccACGGCTACACTATTCAGCAGCCGAAAAATATTATCCTTCACTATTCTATCAAAGCACCGGTACTGCCCAAATTTTGAAACAGTGCATTCCACCAACTAATATTCTCTCACAAGATGAGAGAACTTTCTCCAATctattcaaaagattaaaagaaagagagagagagtgatgAATACAATTTTCCTATAATATCAAAATGTATAGAGTAGGACAGTACAGAGACTAAGGCTTTACCCCCGCATCAGTTTTCTTAGCGTCTGGGTTCACTTGAGGCTTATCTGAAACCTTGGTGCTTTGCGAAGACTTCTTGGCATTTGAATCTTCATTAACATTGTTGGCAACAACTTTGTTTCCCTGCAACTTCACTTAATAAAACTTCTAATTTGCTCACGCAACGCAACTTTTCACATTGTAACTATTATGTCAATATTATTAATCATCAGTAATTGAAATGCACACTTCTTGGGAACAAACTCCATGAATATGTCTGAAACTTGAAAAAATCAATccaacttttagttttttgagggaaaaattatcttaaaaaaataaatacactTTACAAAGTTTTGTTTTACTACTCGAAGctgagcatagctcaactggTTAAGGCATGTACCCACAAGGCCACAACCTAGAGATAAGAACCTAGAGCTAGAGGTAAGAGGTTTATATCCCCACCTCTGTTGAACTCATAAGAAACTGCTTCAACTTAACCCAGAAATGGAGAAACCCACAAAAAGTAAAGCAAAAAACACAATGAAATtcacaaaaactaaaaatcaacaAGAACATGCAACTCAATGGTAAAGTGCAGTCAAATGTGAAAAGCAACTGGCATTTCGAAGTTAAACACATCAAACAGGGAAAACCAAAGAAGAGTGACACAGTAGAGAACCCAAGGATAATTGAAAGTCAAATTTCAAAGTCCATTTTTGTCAGGTCATACAAGGGAATAATACAAGCCAACTTCTAACAATCTATTGCCAAAGTTATATGAACCAAACAGAATTTTTTGGGATAAATTTGATGTTTTGAATAATAAATGGTATGATGGATCAAACAATATACTTTTCACTTTGGAACTTAGCATCCTTGCCTTTTGAAGTGCAAAAAACTAGTAGATGCAAAAGAATTAAGTGAGCACTTACTGGAAAATCGAATTCACATTTCTCTAGCAGTATTTTTTGAAATAACTCCCCAAAATTCTCTTTGCTCTGTTAAAACACAAAATTATGCAAGTGTTAATAGGTAGACTAATGGAACTAAATCAGAATAATATTTAAGCCACAATAAAAGTGGATTCAAAgcacaaattaaataaataataattaaagaaaactaATATTAATCCCCATTTTTGCATGTATACAATAATAATCGACAATCAAAAGCAGAAATAATTTCAACATGCAATTGGTAAGCAGTAATCGTTAAAGAAATAGGCCTACCTGGATGTAATCCATCCATCTTAAAACGTGTGGCAACTCTTCCCTCTCTGCGTTTGAAAGGCCAATCTAGCAGTGATCAATCAGATCACATCTCATTATAATCTCAACTTTGATCAATCTTAAAGTCATTTTTTCAACCCTATACCAAACTAGTTATTGAATCCAAAAAACTGCATGTAAAAGGTCCACCAGCCATCTAAACAAAGATCTAAGCTTGAAAACAGGGCATAAAATATTGTCTACATTAAATGAAGAAATGATGACattcttgaaagaaaataatgattTGAAATAGAGGAAGCTTGTcatgaaatacaataattctTACCACATAAGGGTGTAGTATTGAAAACACAAGTACATCAGCTTCAGATGGCTTCAATCCATTACCCAAAAGTACAGACTTTTGAGctaattcttcatttaattgTTTGAGAACATCAAAGCATGCCTTAGAATCTACAGGAAAGCTATCTGCAAATGTAATCCATTTTGTCACCTGCACCAGAAAGGTTGCTTCTAAGATATAACACCATAACCCTGTTACAACAACGATcagacaaatttaaaattttaacttcATCAGGTGTCCCCAAAGGAATATCTAAACcgcaaaattccaaaagaatGGATCTCTGTCCTTCATAATAGATGCATTGGCAAGGTCCAGAGTGTAAGAAAGATCTTCTCTAAGCATGCATCTGGAGCTAAGCGCTTGAGAAAGGTTGAAGTTTTTGTTTGGTCCGTTTTCTAGCAGGTATCTACACTTGCTAGAGAGTGCAAAACAGAAATTCCAACATACTTTTTGTTCCCAGCTTAGTGTGTGTGGTGCAAGTCTGCTAGTGAGaattctaattattaattattgctATGTCAAGTGGTTGAGAACATTAGGGAAAAATCCTTAATATCTTCCAGAATTTTATTTGGCCTATCAATGTTTGAGAATTCCTATTTCCCTCTCTCATCAGGcatccaaataaaataaaaacttataCTCGACAGTGAAACTGTATTTTTCCTACTGTTTGTAAAGTTTGGATCGAAAAAAGAATGGTAGAGTAGCTCCAATGTTCAAAAAACACCTGAGAGAACTCTTGAGGAACACTATTGTTTTTTTACCCTAGTAACTGATGTATCTCTAAGGAGCCTAGAAATTGGTCACCTTTCCTTTATTTTCCCCAAAATTGGAGCCTTTTGTGACAATTTCATTCGGGTAACTTACGTAAAATCTTATCTActcttttgtattctttaattctTTTCACGTCCACGGAAAAATTCGTGcttcctataaaaaaaatataaaaaatgacattCAAGTACAGGCTCAGCGCAGTCAGCAAAGTCGCCAAGTTCAaaagcaataaaagaaaattaataaaaaagaacTTTGGAATAACGAAAGAGTGAAAAATATTCAATCTTACCTCATCATTATCATCCACAGAAGCACCATTTCTTGATACTTTCAAGATGTTTAATACATAGGTCCTAAAATCACACTCCGTATTTCCTCCAATCAATGCATTCTGAATGCAACAGCAGTTAACTTCAGTAACAAAATTCCTATAGCAATACTTAACcatgaaaaacaaaaaccataacCAAATGGTGTCGAAAACACagaaaatcaaatcaatttcaCAAACTATTGCAGGCAATCAAATACCAAGAAATTTCGAGTGAAGCGAGAGGGAGAGAGCAAGAGACTATTGCTCCATGTATGATCAAAGAATCAAAGCGTTAGATGGCTGGATTGAAAGAGAAGAAACATACATGATCTAAGGCGAAGTGTTTGGCCAGCGCTGATGCTACCAACTGCTTCCTATCCAACGCAGAACCTCCATTGGCAACCATTTCTAGCTTCTCAGTGATGAACTGATGAGAAATTTCTCCACTCAGAGAGAATCGATCATCCACTGATAGGGTTTTTGAGTTTTGAGACTCTTTGTTGAAGGCTGTTCTTTGTTCTTTCGGCAATGGACTCCGTAAGCACAGCCCATCAAGCAATTGGCCCAATAGCAGCTTTTCTCTTCAATGAATTTTGGGATTTCTACGTAAAAGGACTTAAAAATACACCCATACTACGTTAATgtcttgaacatttcattttttttaaaaaaaaaaacctattatTCTCCCTATTTTCATTAATATCATTGGCTAGTTCTCATcgatgttatatatatatatatatatatattattctctCCTCATGCTTCAAGGTcatttcttccttctccttccctctttTTTCTCCTTCTGATGGTGTGAGTTATAGGCGGGAGATGGATGGTGTGGGATGATCTAACGACGGGACGAGCACAGGACAACAAGAACGATGATGGTGGACTCGAAGCGGACGAACGACAACGACAGATTCAGAGTAAATGAATGGCAACGGCAAACTCGGAATAAATGAATGGCGATGATGTGAAGCAGACGAACGACTGATccaattcaaattttagttttatttttttctatttttatatatatcgtgatatatatgtactttttttagcTTCTATagtaaatttgatatatattgtggtatatgcattcgtttatttgatataaacaagagttttttttttttttttaatttagactCGTGTATTATGATAAAATGAAAGTTGTGAAGATTTATATActgtggtatatttcatatatattgttatttatgtcaaacattgagtcagtctctaatttataaactatagtttatttcatatattgattagaatattttcaaatacctaacaaaatattataaggtatatttaaaataaccatgaatccgTTAAAATGTTCagaggtatatttaaaataactattaatCCATTAAAAAACCCAATATATTGATACATGAAAACCAaagtaaatagaaaataaaatttgattaaatgtattttttttccaaactggaaaatgaaaaaaaattacaataaatgtattttctctttcCAATTGATAAATGAGAAAATTGATCTTAAGTGCATTTTTTCtctataataatatattttctctccatATCATTAAAGTAGCTTCGAAaatagttaaaaatatatacatgtCGGATATAAATGAAAAATGGTATAATTGTCAAAAATTAACTCTAAAAGTCATCCCcgaaaaaaactc
Proteins encoded in this region:
- the LOC120081006 gene encoding uncharacterized protein LOC120081006; translation: MDIVLDALRTRNLEIKKERKDGEKNFPLNKSKEASSSKHAGDSNAANVTDRKMMGDQFCLVIMLLVIKGIGLVRIATHDGELDRAGYAYKSDNGVLKVIKGSLIKLKGTLRNGLYVLEDTAVSGNAAVASGKETYKSMLWHNRLAHASERGLQALSQQGLLRGVKYIEFPFFECCIMGKSTRVKFGKEKHSTKGILDYVHLDLWGSTEDVVGAELFSLQKNQTWSLVPRPSNQKLIQSKWIYKIKPGTEGDSKPREKLLLGQLLDGLCLRSPLPKEQRTAFNKESQNSKTLSVDDRFSLSGEISHQFITEKLEMVANGGSALDRKQLVASALAKHFALDHNALIGGNTECDFRTYVLNILKVSRNGASVDDNDEVTKWITFADSFPVDSKACFDVLKQLNEELAQKSVLLGNGLKPSEADVLVFSILHPYVIGLSNAEREELPHVLRWMDYIQSKENFGELFQKILLEKCEFDFPGNKVVANNVNEDSNAKKSSQSTKVSDKPQVNPDAKKTDAGKKEKEKKEAAPEKKKPVETETADKEKEVSVSLLNIRVGHIRKAWKHPSADSLLVEEIDVGEAKVRQVVSGLAKYFSPEELTNRLVVLITNVKPGKLRDVLSEGLVLCASNEDHTVVEPLLPPEGARIGEQISFSGVDGKPEDVLNPKKKQLDKITPHLFTDDKGVATFKGIPFTTSAGPCTSSIPKASIK